One genomic window of Lytechinus variegatus isolate NC3 chromosome 1, Lvar_3.0, whole genome shotgun sequence includes the following:
- the LOC121411598 gene encoding glucosamine-6-phosphate isomerase 1-like, whose amino-acid sequence MRLVILDDYSKASEWAAKYVRNRILDFNPTEDKYFVLGLPTGSTPIGMYKKLIEFHMAGVLSFRYVKTFNMDEYVGLDRDHPESYHSFMWDKFFKHIDILPENVHIPDGNAEDLDEECREYEEEIKKAGGIELFIGGIGPDGHIAFNEPGSSLVSRTRVKTLAHDTIIANARFFDNDISKVPTMALTVGVGTVMDANEVMIIITGAHKSFALYKAMEEGVSHMWTVSAFQQHPRTIFVVDEDATLELRVKTVKYFKSLMYVHDKLVEDSKELPEVKRQKKK is encoded by the exons ATGAGGCTAGTTATTCTAGATGATTATTCTAAAGCCAGTGAGTGGGCTGCTAAATATGTCCGGAACAGGATCCTAGACTTCAATCCTACAGAAGACAAGTACTTTGTACTTGGTCTTCCTACAG GAAGTACCCCTATAGGGATGTATAAGAAGCTGATTGAGTTCCACATGGCTGGTGTTCTCTCATTTAGATATGTCAAGACCTTCAACATGGATGAGTATGTTG GATTGGATAGGGACCATCCAGAGAGCTACCATTCCTTCATGTGGGATAAGTTCTTCAAGCACATTGATATCTTGCCTGAGAATGTTCACATTCCTGATGGCAACGCTGAGGATTTAGATGAAGAGTGCCGTGAATACGAGGAGGAGATCAAGAAGGCTGGAGGAATTGAACTTTTCATCGGAG GTATCGGACCTGATGGTCACATAGCCTTCAACGAACCAGGCTCTAGTCTTGTATCAAGAACAAGAGTGAAAACACTTGCCCATGACACCATAATTGCCAATGCTCGTTTCTTTGACAATGATATCAGCAAGGTACCCACCATGGCGCTGACGGTCGGTGTAGGCACTGTGATGGATGCTAATGAG GTTATGATCATCATAACTGGAGCTCACAAGTCTTTTGCTCTCTACAAAGCCATGGAAGAAGGTGTCAGTCATATGTggacagtctcggccttccagCAGCACCCGCGTACCATCTTTGTCGTTGACGAGGACGCGACCCTTGAACTCCGGGTCAAGACGGTCAAATACTTCAAGAGCTTGATGTACGTCCATGACAAACTTGTTGAGGATTCTAAAGAGCTTCCAGAAGTCAAGCGACAAAAGAAAAAGTAG